In Bernardetia litoralis DSM 6794, the genomic window AAACAGCCATCAAATACAAATTACCTGAAGAGCAAAATGTTCGTTTTGCTTTATATTGGAATCTTAGAGATGAAGTAGCAAAACGAGTAAATCGTCCTCATTATAGAGTCATTTCGAATAATCTTTTGGCTGACCTTGTACAAAGACCACCTAAAAAATTAGAAGAATGGCAAAATTTACGTGGTTCTTCACATCATTTCAAAAAACGAGCAGATGAATTTTTTACTTTATCAAAAGTAGATTTATCACAAAGAAAAAACATTTTTTTCCAAGAATTAGATAGACGAGCAGAAGAAAAAGAAGAATATTTTCACGAAAAAAGACAACATCAAAGAACACTTCATCAACGAGAAATTATTTTTACTAATTTGAGAGAAGCACTCACAGATTATAATGGTTTGAATATGCAATCACTTATTCTTTCCAACAAAAATAAAAATGATGTTCTTTGGAATGGAATTGAAAGTGTTACAAACTCTTGGAAAATGGAAGTATTAGAAAATATTGCAAAACAAAATGAATGGAATATTGATGTTTTAAAGGGGCAGCTAAAAAATTAAAATTTAATCTAAAAAAATATTCTGCAACTTTTAAATTTATTGTTTTAAGTAAAGTTCCTTATCTTAGCTTTCATAAATCATTTTTGAAAATCTCTTTTTGATAAATAATCAAGAATTCAATATATATATATTATGAAAACAATTTTGGTAACAGGTGGAGCTGGTTTTATTGGTTCTAATTTTATTCCTTATTTTTTAGAATCTCACAAAGATTACAAAGTTATTAATTTGGATTTGCTAACTTATGCAGGAAATTTAGATAATTTGAGTGAAGTTGAAAATAATCCTCGCTATGAGTTTATAAAAGGAGATATTGTAAACAGGCAATTAGTAGAGCATATTTTTGAAAAACATGATGTAAAAGGAGTCATTCATTTTGCTGCTGAATCTCATGTTGATAACTCAATTACAGACCCAGAGGCTTTTGTCAGAACAAATGTTCATGGAACTTTTACGCTCATTGATGTAGCTCGCAAATATTGGATGAATGCACCTTTTTCATACAAAGAAGGCTATGAAGACACTCGTTTTTTACACGTTTCAACAGATGAAGTATATGGAACTTTAGGAGAAACTGGTTTTTTTACAGAAACTACTCCTTATGCTCCAAATAGTCCATATAGTGCCTCAAAAGCAGGAAGTGATATGATTGTAAGAAGTTATTTTCATACCTACGGATTTGATGTTGTGATTACAAATTGCTCAAATAATTTTGGCGAAAAACAACATCATGAAAAACTTATTCCTACTATTATTCGAAAAGCTCTTTCAAATGAATCTATTCCAATTTATGGAAATGGACAAAATATTAGAGATTGGTTGTATGTTTTAGACCATTGTAAAGGAATCGACAAAGTATTTCATAAAGGAAAAAAAGGAGATTCGTATAATATTGGCTCAAATAACGAATGGAATAATTTGAATTTAGCTAAAAAAATCTGTTCACTTTTAGATACAATTAAGCCAAAAGAACAAGGTAAATATGAAGATTTAATGACTTTTGTAAAAGACCGTCCAGGTCATGATTTGCGTTATGCCATTGATTCTTCAAAAATTGAAAATGAATTGAATTGGAAGGCAAATACTGATTTTGATACTGCCCTCACAAAGACAATTAATTGGTATATTGATTTATATAATTCTGATAAATTTAAAGCTGATATTGTTGTTGATTCAAAAAAAAAAATCTTGAAAAAACAGAGACAATAAACGCAGAAGAAATAAAAGCTCAAGAACCTGTCATAGAATTAAAAACTAAACCTGTTGAAAATAACAAAACAGAAGAAAAACATATCTATAATTCTACTTTTGATACAAATAGTTATGATAAAATTTTTGATACTGCAAACTTAAATGAATCCTTAGAAGCTCTTGCAGAGGTAAAAGCTGCTCTTATCCGAACTAGAAAAGACTACGAATTTTATCAAGAAAAGGAAAAAGATGCAGAAAATAAAGCCAAACGCATTATTGCAAAAGCACAAGAAGGAAATTTAGATTGGAATGAAGCCAACAATTTAGCAATGGAACTTTTGAAAGAACAAGAACGCTCAAAACAAATGGCTGATGGAGCATTGAATCAACTTGCAGAGCTAGGAAAACTTCAAGATAAGCTTGAACAACACTCTCAAACAGTCAAATCTATTAAAGAAAAACAGCGTGTCAGAATGCCTGATTCTTCTGAAACAATTTCTATGATAGAAAGAATGAAAGCCAAAATTCAGAAAGATGAAGTTTTGGGAAATTTATATGAAGATTTTGGAAAAGATTCTGATAAAAATGACCCTTTATTAAATGAAAAAGTAAATAAAGCTCTAGGAATTGACCCTGATAAAGATGCTTTAAATGCTCTCAAAAACAAACTAGGAATAGATAAAAAATAAATCATATCTATCTAATAATCAGTAGTTTATTAACTAAATTAACTGCATTTTATTTTGAAATAAGGTGCAGTTTTTTTATATTCAAATAAACTTTTATAGTCATTTTAGCATTACGGTATTATGTTATGCGTGCATACTATTTTACTTTTAACTCCTTATTTTTATGGCAGACCAAACCCCAGCCACTATCTCCAATCAGAATGATAAGAATAACTCTGATTATATTCCAAAACAACCAAAAAGCATTACCAAAACAGTTTGGACGATATTCAGAAAAGCTAAAAAAGTATCATCTCAGGCAAATAGTATTATTAATGGTTCTGTTGGAGATAAATTTCAAGATTATTCTGTTTTGAAATCTCTGGATATTAAAATGAATTTTTATCATCGTCAAAATGCTATTAAATTAGATAAAGGTAATTTAAAAAAGCGTTCGAATTATTCATACAATGACAAACCTGTTTCAAATAAAATTTGTATTCTCATTCACGGACTTATTTTTAATGAAACTTGTTGGCAATTTAAAGACAGAAGTGATTATGGAAAAAAACTAGAAGAGGATTATGAATATACTCCATTTTATTTGCGTTATCATACAGGCTTACATATTTCTGATAATGGACAGAAATTAGCCCTTCTTTTGGAGGAATTATATCAAAACTATCCTACTAAAATTGAAGAAATTTATTTTCTTTGCCATAGTATGGGAGGTCTTTTGATGCACAGTGCAGCTTATTATGCACAAGAAAAAGATTTTGATTGGGTAAAGAAAACAAAGAAAGTATTTCTATTAGGAACTCCTCATTTAGGCTCTTTCTTTGAACGTTTTGCTAATGTTACAACAAATATTTTACAGCGTGTTCCCAACTGGCACACTCGTTTGGTTGGGAAAGTAATTAATCTAAGAAGTGCAGGAATAAAAGATTTGCGTTATGGTTATTTGAGGGAAGAAGATTGGAAAGGTAAAAATCTAGATTCATTTTTAGAAAATACCAAAAATCAAGTTCCAAAATTAGATGGAGTAGAATATTTTATTATTTCAGGAAGATTGACAAAAGAAGAAACACACTGGGTAAACTGCTTTTTTGGAGATATTTTGGTCAGTAAAAAAAGTGCAAATGCTCATTTTATTGATACAGAAGAAATCAATTCAGAGAGTGATAATTCTATTCAATTTGCAAAAACACATCATTTCAAGCTCTTGACAATGAATGAAGTTTATGAAAAAATTAAGTTTTGGATAGAGAGAAAATAATATTATTTTAAAAAAAACTCAAAAAAAAACCTTAGCCGTTCCGTTGGCTAAGGTTTTTCTTGCTTTTGCACAAAATGAGAGGGAAATATTCTCTTTTGTTAAGTCTTTTAGTTCTCTAAGTAGTCGACGTTAAGTGTCTTGTTTTTATGAATTGAAAGTCAATTAATGTATTTTTATTTATAGAAAAATAAATAAGGATATTAATCAACCATGTAAGTTTTCTTAATGGGTTATCCCATTTCTATTTCTTCTCCATTGGCATTATAAAAATGATGCTGTGTGAGAGCTAAAGAAGAATCTTCTACTAATGTTACCCATTTATAATATTTAAAAAACCATTTCATACGCATAGAAATAAATCCTGCCGTAAAAAAAGCATATAAATAAGGGTGTAAAGCAATAGTTACTTTCTTCTCATTTTGTTTGCCTAAAATATAGTCTAGCTTATGCGTAATAGCTTCAGCTACACCAATAGATGCCGAAATTTTGCCTGTTCCATTACAAGACGGACAAATTTCTCTAGTTGCAATGTTTAGTTCGGGACGCACACGCTGACGTGTAATTTGCATCAATCCAAACTTAGAAAGTGGCAAAATAGTAAATTTGGAACGGTCGGTATGCATGACTTTTTTCATGTGTTCATACAAGGCACGACGATTCTCTAATTTTCGCATGTCAATAAAGTCAATAACAATAATTCCTCCCATATCACGAAGTTGTAGTTGTCGTGCAACCTCTGCTCCAGCCTCCAAATTGACTTTAAGTGCAGTAGTTTCTTGATCGTTTTCTGAAGACGATTTATTACCACTATTTACATCTACAACATGCAGAGCTTCTGTATGTTCGATGACTAAATAACCACCACTTGGCAAACTGACTGTCTTTCCAAATAATAGTTTGAGTTGTCTTTCTATACCAAAGGTTTCAAAAATTTTGCCTCTGCCATTGTACATCTTTACGATGCGTTCTTTATCAGGCGCAATTTTGTGAATATACTCCTTTATGGTATCAAACGTACTTGCGTCATCTACTGTAATGCTATCAAAACTCTCATTTAAGAGATCTCTTAGCATAGAAGTTGCTTTGCTAATTTCTCCAATTACTTTATCTCTAGGTTTTGCACTAGAAAGATTTGCCATTCCTCCACGCCATTTATCAGAAAGTGTACTCATATCTCTGTCGAGCTCTGCTACATCTTTTCCTTCTGCAACTGTTCTTACAATTACTCCAAAACCCTCTGGTTTAATAGAATCTATAAGGCGTTGAAGACGACGGCGTTCAGTTTTGTTAGTAATTTTACGAGAAATAAGAACACGCTCATCAAAAGGAACTAACACCAAATATCTACCAGCTAATGAAAGCTGACACGACAAACGAGGTCCTTTTGTTGAAATAGGTTCTTTAACTACTTGTACCAAAACAAGCTGATTTGGCTTCAAGACATCACCCATTTTACCGAGTTTATCTATTGGCTTTTCAAGTTGAAAATTGGTAAATTTATAGTCTTGCTGTGCATTTTTTGGATTATTACTCCGTACTTGCTTCGTATATTTTATCAAAGAACTTACATTTGGACCTAAGTCCAAATAATGCAAAAACGCATCTTTTTCATATCCAATGTCTATGAAAGCTGCATTCATGCCTGGAACAATACGTCTTACTGTTCCTAAATACATATCTCCTACTGAAAACTGATGATTTCCCTCATCGTGATGAAACTCTACTAAGTTTCTATCCTGCAAAAGCGCAATTCGCCCTCCCTCAGGAGTAGCATTAATTACTAATTCGTTACTCACATTCGTAATTCGATTAGTTGAATAATTTATCTAAACTAACCTGCGCTTTAACTCGGTTAGGAAGATTCTTTGCTTCGTTTATGGCTGTGTTTGCAAAAACACAAAGTTGTAATTCATAAGAATTAAGGAGTAAAAATTAAATAAGATACTAATTTTAAAACACAAATTATTGATATTCAATCTATTGTATTCGTAATCCGTAATTCATAATCCGTAATTATTCATTATAAAGTGTTTGCTACATTTTGCCACAAACGCTTTTCAATACCAAAAGCAGAAACCCCTAATAATATAATTACAGAAAAATCTGTTTATAAGGTGTGTCTGCTTTTGTAGTGTCTCAGTTATTTTTTCTTATGACGATTTTTACGAAGACGTTTTTTACGTTTATGAGTAGCAATCTTGTGTCTTTTACGTTTTTTTCCGCAAGGCATAATGTTGTAGATTTAAATGATTAAATAATTTTTTGAAAATAAGTTTGAAATATAATTACTAATAAATTAATGTATTAGAAAAAACACAATTAAATTTACTATATAAGTCAAATAATGTATAAGATTGATTTAGCTACTTTTTACCCTTTTTCAAAGTATTAATTAAAATATTTAATTATAAATTGAATTTACTTGAAAAGCTAAATCATAATTAAGATGTCTTTTAAAGATACAATATACCCAAAAGTAGTAAAAAAATCAATCAAAATTGAATTTACTTACTCTACACCTAATTTTGGCAAAGATAGTACAAATAGTGCAAAAATCATACAATTAATAAAAATTTGTCTTATTTGTCTATTTTGGCAGTTTTTATTGAGTCTTTAGAGTCCTTTCAAATATTCCTTAGCAGCTTCTTTCAAGGCTGGGTCAGTTGCATTCTCAAAGACAAACTCTAATTCTTTTCTTGCTTTTTCTTTTGCACCTATCTCTTTATAGCTCACTCCTAAATACAAATGTGCTGAAACATCATCTGGTTTGATTTCTACTAATTTCTCAAAACGAGTAACAGCTTTATCATATTGCCCAGACTGAACAGAAAGTAATCCCAAGTTTTCAATCGCTTTTGCATGATTTGGGTCTTGCTCTACAATTTCCCTAAGCATCGCAATTCCTTTCATTGGATTTGGCGTAGTTACATAAGTCATTGCAAGTTGAGCTTTAGCATCTGTATTTTTTGGCTCTTGTGTCAAGACAAGCTCATAGTATTTTCGTGCTTTATCAGATGCAAAACTTGCTTTTGTAGGATTAATCGCAAAAACAGAGGCTTCATAATACGCATCGGCAGCAGCAAGATTATGTCCTAAAGTTGGGTTTTCATCTGCTTCAATAGCCAAATAATAAGCAGCACTATCAAAAAGACTAATTTTTTTGAGCTGCTCAACAAAGTTTTCTAAGGCTTGATGCTCGTCATTATGACTTACATTTTCTGTTTTAGAAACCTCAAAATAAAGACTACGAGCCGAGTTTAATAATTCTTTATCTTCTTCTGAAACTGTCATCAAATGCTGTGTGGTTGCATTTTGAGTTTCTTCAGTTGATTCTGAATTACTGTGGTCGTGTCCATCATCTTCGCTATGACCTTCAGGAATCTCATCTGTTTGATTAAGAGAAGAAGAAGACGAAACGACACTTTTATCACGATTTGCAGAGGCTTCATCATCATTTTTTACAACTCCTTTTGGCAAAAAAGCCAATAGAGCTGTCAGTCCAACTCCTGCTGCGATAAGTGAATACTGTTTGATTTGCATAACTTAAATAAGGGTTAATTATGAATGGTAAATGATAAATTATGAATGCAATACACCAAGTAACAGATGTAGGATTAAAATAGATTTATTTTTAACAAAAAACATATTTTGTATCAACTATAGTTTAATGAAATTTCACAATTTATCATTTACAATTATATCTAAGCCATTGCTTTCATTCTTTTATCTGACTCTTCTAATTCTACTTCTGCAAGTAGTTTTTCACTTGTTTTTACAGCCTCTACAAATGTTTTGGCTGGCTTGAAACTAGGTACAAAATGAGGTTCGATAACCATTGGTTTTTTAGCTGCAATATCACGAGCTACTTTTCTAGCTCTTTTTTTATTGACAAAACTTCCGAATCCACGAACATAAATGTTCTCTCCGTCTGCCATGTTGTCTTTTACTACATTAAAAAATTCTTCTACGATATGTTGAACATCAAATTTATCTTTTTCGGTACGATTAGCAATTTCTGCAATAAGATCAGCTTTAGTCACTGTGGTTGTTTTTTTGGGGTTAAAAGAATGAATTTTAAATAAATTGATAAATATAGGTTGTATAACTGATTTATATAAAATTCAATAAGTATGGTTGATTAAAATTAAACCTAAAGTTTAATTTTAATAGAATTTGGTTAGGTTTCAAAAATTAGCCTATTTGATTTAGACAATTACAACTAATGATTGATTACTTTCCCAAGTATATTTCATTGATTAACTAGTTGTTACATATTCCAAATCAGAGTAAAACATCAAATCAAACAAGCAAGATAAATAGATGTAATTCAAAATAAACTATTGTAAAAGTTCTCAAATTCAGAATATAAAATTATTCAATCAAATTTTAAGGTATATTCTAATTTTTTGAAATAAACTCTACAATCTATTTTTGACTATTAATTTTTATCTTTTTTCAAAATAAGAATTTAATAAATTAACTTTTATTTAGTAAAACACTAAAACTAATTACTTCATTGTCAGATTGTTGTAAATCCGTTTGGGAGTGCAAAGGTACTTTTGTAATTTGTATTTAGCAAGTAAAATTCTATTTTTATAGTGAGATTTTACCTTGAATTAAATTATTTCAAATCAAAACACTATTCTTCATCTAATTTTCTTACTAATTTTGAATATTTTTTAACTTCAAAAGTATTTTGCAATCTCAGTTTATGGTCTTAAAATGTTAAATTACTGAAAATGAACAAATTAGCAAGTTTTTTACCAAACAAAGACGATTTAATAAAAATTATAATATAACTCTATTGATAAATTGTATATTCTAAATAAGAAATAGTATCTTAATAATTCCTTAACACAAACACACACAAAATAAAATTTAGCTATGAAAAATACGGTCAAGAAAATAATGTGGGTAGTTGGAATATTATTTATTTTTTTATTGATTTTAGCAACCAATTTAATAGATAGAGATCACATAAAAGGTGTAAGGTCTTCAGTTTCGACGATGTATCAAGATAGATTGATTGTAAAAAATCTGATTTATACTATTTCTAATCTCACACAAGAAAAAAGAATTGCTTTTTTACTTTCAGACTCTAATTTTTATTCTATAGAAAATGGTGCTGTAAATGATTCTATTTATACTTTGATTAATAAGTTTTCTAGTACACAACTTACTACAAACGAAACACACTATTTAGAAAGGCTGTATAATAATTTTAAAGATGTAGAAGCATTGGAAAACCAAACGCTTAGTGATGCTACCATTTTTGAAAATAAAGAGTGGAAAGACAACATGAAAATTAAATTATTACGACTAAGAAACAACCTTAATACTTTATCTGAGATACAACTTGATGAAGGAAAAAGAGAATTAGCTAGAGTAAATAGAGCTTTTAATACAATAGATTTATTCACAAATATAGAAATTGCTTTTCTTGTTGTGATTGGTGTTATCACAATCATAATTGCGCTTTACCCTATTAAAAAAGAGTAAACTATTAATTAGGTGTATTGCTTAAAAATGCTTTCAAACCATCAATTTTAGAAGATAGAGATACTACTTTCTTTTCTTTTCTCAATGTTTCTTCCAAAAAAGAAGGCATTTCTAATTCTACATCTGGAATAGTCTGCTTTACGACTTCATAATATTTGACTGGATGGGCTGAAGCAAGAAAAATACCTACTTCACTTTCTGGAGTGAGATAATTTTTGAGTGCTGCATAAGCAACCGTAGAATGTGGGTCTGCTAGATAATTATACCCTTCATAAAGGTCTTTGAGGGTATTTTTTGTTCTTCGGTCTGTCAGTCTATATCCTGCAATATCTGCCGAAAAACGAGTATAAGAATGATTATAAAGAGTTAATAAACGCTTAAAATTAACTGGATTTCCTGTGTCCATTGAGCTAGAAATAGTACGAATAGCAGGACGAGGCTCAAAACTTCCATTTAATAAATATTGAGGAACAACATCATTTATATTTGTTGCTGCAATAAAGCGACTAATTCGAAGTCCCATTTTTTTGGCAATAATTCCTGCTGTAAGATTTCCAAAATTTCCACTCGGAACAGAAAAAATAGTAGTTCTTTTTTCTCCTTTTAGCTGTGCAACAGCCCAAAAATAGTACACACATTGAGGCAAAAGACGAGCAATATTATGAGAATTTGCTGTTGTAAGTCGGATTTTTTTATTTAATTCTTTATCTATAAGAACTTCTCTGACAAGATTTTTGCAATCTTCATAAGTTCCATCAATTTCTAAAGCTGTAATATTTTCTCCCCATGTATTGAGCTGTTTTTCTTGCAACAAACTCAATTTATTTTTTGGATAAAGAATACATAATTTTATGCCTTTTCGTTTGAAAAATGCACTTGCAGCAGCACTTCCAGTATCTCCAGTAGTGGCTACCAAAACCGTAATATCTTGACTTTCTTTTTCTTTCTCCAAAAAATAACTCATTAGCTCTGCCATAAATGACATTCCTATATCTTTAAAAGAAAGTGTTTTGCCATGAAAAAGCTCTAACGAATAAACTTCTTTTTCATAAATTTCTACTAATGGAATTTCAAAATTAAAAGCCTTTTGAATTATTTTTGCTAAATCTTCTTCAGGAATTTCATCTCCAAATAAATTCAAACACACTTTCAAACAAATTTCTTGAAATGAAAAAGTATGAAGATTCAACAGAAACTCTTTTGGCAAAAGATTTATTACTTCGGGCATCAAAAGTCCACCCTTTGAGCTAAAAGTTTGAAATAAGGCTTCACATAGAGAACCAACTTGAGTATCTCCGTTTGTACTAGAATAATTCATTAAGAGGGATAAAGAAAGGCTAAAGAATAAGGTAAATTAAGATTCTGATAAAAATAAATAATCATCTTACTAGAACCTACAAAATTAGTGCGTTATTTGTTTGGAGAACAAATTTAGTTCAAAATAAATAATCTATTTCATTTTGGAAAATTTTGAAGGAATTATTAAAAAATCAAAAAAGTAAATTGAATGTTACCAATTAAAATGTAATTTCAAAAATTAATTAAACCAAAAAATTCTATGAAAAAAAATATTCTACATTTCTGTATTTTTATTTTTACTATTTTCCTTTTTTCCCCCTGTTCTATGGCACAAAAAAGTAGATTTTCCTCAAACAATAATTTTTCTATTCCTTTTGATACCAACACAAATCAAACAGTTACTTATCAAGAAGGAATTGAATTTTTGAATAAATTGACTACTGCTTATCCTCATTTTTTGCAAGTCAATGAGTTTGGAATGACAGATAGTGGAGAGCCTTTACACGAAATTATTTTTGAAGTAAATGGGAAATTCAATCCACTCTCTGAAACAGAAAAAGAAGACAAATTTGTTGTTTTTATAAATAATGGAATTCATCCAGGGGAATCGGATGGAATTGATGCAACTTTGATGCTTTTGAGAGATTTATGTACAAAAGAAGAAGCTAGAAATCAATATAAAAATATTGTTTTGGTAGCAATCCCATTTTATAATGTAAGTGGTGCATTGACAAGAAACTCCACAACCAGAGCCAATCAAAATGGAGCAGAAGAATATGGTTTTCGTGGAAATGTCAAAAATTTAGATTTAAATCGTGATTTTGTAAAATGTGATTCCAAAAATGGAGAGAGTTTTAATAAATTATTCCAAAAATGGCAGCCTTTAGTTTATCTTGAAAACCACGTTTCGAATGGTGCAAATTATCAATATACAATGACACATTTGGCTACTCAAGCTGATAAATTGGGTGGGAAAATGGGAATGTTTTTGAATGAAAAATTTACGCCTGCTTTAGAAAAAGCAATGATAATTCGTAATGAAGAAATGACTCCTTATGTAAATGTTTTTGGTTTTGATCCTGTAAATGGCTGGGAAGGTTTTATGGATTCGCCTCGTTATTCGACGGGTTATGCTGCGCTTTTTCAGACTTTTTCGATGCTTACCGAAACACACATGTTGAAACCTTATGACAAGCGAGTAAAGGCAACTTCTATTTTTATGGAAGAACTTTTAAAATATGTTCAATCAAATGGAAAGGAGCTTCAAAAAATAAAAACTCAAGACCAAAACAATGTAAAAATCAAAAAAGAATTTGTTTTGAATTGGGAATTAGATACAACAAGACACAGAATTCTCAATTTTAAGGGGTATGAATCTTCATTAGAAAAAAGTAAAGTTTCTGGCTTGGATAGAATGAAATATGATGCTTCAAAACCTTATAAAAAAGAAGTCAATTATTATGATGCTTTTAAGTCTTCTTTAAAAATTGATGTTCCAAAAGCCTATTTGATTCCACTTGCTTATACAGAAGTTTTGGAACGTTTGAAATGGAATAATGTAGAAATGGATACTTTAATTAATGCAGAACACACAGCGCATAAAGTAGAAGTTTATTCTATTAAAAATTACAAAACAGCTAAATCTGCTTATGAGAGTCATTATTTGCATTCTGATGTTGAGCTTTCGAAAGAAATAATGACATTTGCTGAGGCTTTGCGTTATCCAGAACAAAAATATGTTTTGGTCAAAATGAACCAAGCAGCCAATCGATATATTGTAGAAATGCTAGAACCACAAGGCAAAGATTCGTTTTTTGCTTGGAATTTTTTTGATGGAATTTTGCAACAGAAAGAACATTTTTCGCCTTATGTTTTTGAAGATATTGCAGCCAAAATTCTGGAAGAAAATCCTGATTTGAGAAAAGAATTAGAAGACAAAAAAGCAAGTGATGAAGAGTTTGCCAAAAGTGCTTACTTGCAATTAGAATTTGTTTATAAAAATTCTATTTATCACGAAAAAACATATTTGAGGTATCCTGTTTTTAGAGTAGGTGGATAAATTTTTATTCTTTAATTAAGAAATAATACAGAATTAACTTAGGGTTTTCGCAAATTAGAATTAGAATAAAATTTCATAAAAAAACTATTTTGCGAAAATACCAATTACCTAAAACTCAATAATTTGAGATAATAAATATTCAATGGAAGCCCACGTATTATTTAAAATATAAGGAATTTCAATTTCTTTGAGCCAAGTTACTTTTTCTATTCCTTCTTCAATTTGTGGTTGAGGTGTGCTTTCATCCTCTGTACTCATTTCAAACCAATAGGTTTTTTTAATGATTTCTTTTCCTTCATACGTATAGATATGATAAGTAGTAGGAAGTTCTTTTACAATTTCTGCTTTTACTCCACATTCCTCTTCTACTTCTCTTACAGCAGCTTCGGCATTGGTTTCATTTTCTTCTAAATGTCCTTTTGGCAAATCCCATTTTCCATTTCTGAAAATCCACAGTTGTAAGGTATCACGCATGACTAAGCCTCCAGCAGCCTCTCTAATTTTGAATCTTTTGGCAAACTCTTCAAATGATTTTTCTATATCATCG contains:
- a CDS encoding esterase/lipase family protein, which codes for MADQTPATISNQNDKNNSDYIPKQPKSITKTVWTIFRKAKKVSSQANSIINGSVGDKFQDYSVLKSLDIKMNFYHRQNAIKLDKGNLKKRSNYSYNDKPVSNKICILIHGLIFNETCWQFKDRSDYGKKLEEDYEYTPFYLRYHTGLHISDNGQKLALLLEELYQNYPTKIEEIYFLCHSMGGLLMHSAAYYAQEKDFDWVKKTKKVFLLGTPHLGSFFERFANVTTNILQRVPNWHTRLVGKVINLRSAGIKDLRYGYLREEDWKGKNLDSFLENTKNQVPKLDGVEYFIISGRLTKEETHWVNCFFGDILVSKKSANAHFIDTEEINSESDNSIQFAKTHHFKLLTMNEVYEKIKFWIERK
- a CDS encoding tetratricopeptide repeat protein; its protein translation is MQIKQYSLIAAGVGLTALLAFLPKGVVKNDDEASANRDKSVVSSSSSLNQTDEIPEGHSEDDGHDHSNSESTEETQNATTQHLMTVSEEDKELLNSARSLYFEVSKTENVSHNDEHQALENFVEQLKKISLFDSAAYYLAIEADENPTLGHNLAAADAYYEASVFAINPTKASFASDKARKYYELVLTQEPKNTDAKAQLAMTYVTTPNPMKGIAMLREIVEQDPNHAKAIENLGLLSVQSGQYDKAVTRFEKLVEIKPDDVSAHLYLGVSYKEIGAKEKARKELEFVFENATDPALKEAAKEYLKGL
- the rfbB gene encoding dTDP-glucose 4,6-dehydratase; this encodes MKTILVTGGAGFIGSNFIPYFLESHKDYKVINLDLLTYAGNLDNLSEVENNPRYEFIKGDIVNRQLVEHIFEKHDVKGVIHFAAESHVDNSITDPEAFVRTNVHGTFTLIDVARKYWMNAPFSYKEGYEDTRFLHVSTDEVYGTLGETGFFTETTPYAPNSPYSASKAGSDMIVRSYFHTYGFDVVITNCSNNFGEKQHHEKLIPTIIRKALSNESIPIYGNGQNIRDWLYVLDHCKGIDKVFHKGKKGDSYNIGSNNEWNNLNLAKKICSLLDTIKPKEQGKYEDLMTFVKDRPGHDLRYAIDSSKIENELNWKANTDFDTALTKTINWYIDLYNSDKFKADIVVDSKKKILKKQRQ
- the thrC gene encoding threonine synthase, whose product is MNYSSTNGDTQVGSLCEALFQTFSSKGGLLMPEVINLLPKEFLLNLHTFSFQEICLKVCLNLFGDEIPEEDLAKIIQKAFNFEIPLVEIYEKEVYSLELFHGKTLSFKDIGMSFMAELMSYFLEKEKESQDITVLVATTGDTGSAAASAFFKRKGIKLCILYPKNKLSLLQEKQLNTWGENITALEIDGTYEDCKNLVREVLIDKELNKKIRLTTANSHNIARLLPQCVYYFWAVAQLKGEKRTTIFSVPSGNFGNLTAGIIAKKMGLRISRFIAATNINDVVPQYLLNGSFEPRPAIRTISSSMDTGNPVNFKRLLTLYNHSYTRFSADIAGYRLTDRRTKNTLKDLYEGYNYLADPHSTVAYAALKNYLTPESEVGIFLASAHPVKYYEVVKQTIPDVELEMPSFLEETLRKEKKVVSLSSKIDGLKAFLSNTPN
- a CDS encoding HU family DNA-binding protein; protein product: MHSFNPKKTTTVTKADLIAEIANRTEKDKFDVQHIVEEFFNVVKDNMADGENIYVRGFGSFVNKKRARKVARDIAAKKPMVIEPHFVPSFKPAKTFVEAVKTSEKLLAEVELEESDKRMKAMA
- a CDS encoding Rne/Rng family ribonuclease, giving the protein MSNELVINATPEGGRIALLQDRNLVEFHHDEGNHQFSVGDMYLGTVRRIVPGMNAAFIDIGYEKDAFLHYLDLGPNVSSLIKYTKQVRSNNPKNAQQDYKFTNFQLEKPIDKLGKMGDVLKPNQLVLVQVVKEPISTKGPRLSCQLSLAGRYLVLVPFDERVLISRKITNKTERRRLQRLIDSIKPEGFGVIVRTVAEGKDVAELDRDMSTLSDKWRGGMANLSSAKPRDKVIGEISKATSMLRDLLNESFDSITVDDASTFDTIKEYIHKIAPDKERIVKMYNGRGKIFETFGIERQLKLLFGKTVSLPSGGYLVIEHTEALHVVDVNSGNKSSSENDQETTALKVNLEAGAEVARQLQLRDMGGIIVIDFIDMRKLENRRALYEHMKKVMHTDRSKFTILPLSKFGLMQITRQRVRPELNIATREICPSCNGTGKISASIGVAEAITHKLDYILGKQNEKKVTIALHPYLYAFFTAGFISMRMKWFFKYYKWVTLVEDSSLALTQHHFYNANGEEIEMG